The following are encoded in a window of Thunnus albacares chromosome 17, fThuAlb1.1, whole genome shotgun sequence genomic DNA:
- the LOC122966279 gene encoding adhesion G protein-coupled receptor E5-like isoform X1: MAGRWNLLVLVLCLSLGTVLSKRCPPGFSFEKKQCNDIDECDESDHNVLCGDNAECLNTNGSFYCQCVDGFRSTTGNVNFSAETPAKCKDINECDDSTICGPNAKCFNLSPHYYCTCESGFISRMEKFQNSDNVTCRNINECREGNVCGQNAECKNTLGSYYCVCNVGFGLKSGKLNFTGSQEQCEDICKIDKTICGNGTCHRGATGHYCACHAGFTNYGNKESRCTELKCDEFKDMNILSTFPIAHDLLMQLKKTCLELTNNENSTFDWRGHWTVGEDILERLLSMIDKYLSSGAFNDNRKVSTFLDLVENALRLTGAFIKTPKTNKSFNYTELEMLVRKGSDIPKGAVNLSSKHAQVDMQWETAAGDPSLYPGFAAVSLLTYRTLQEFANGFFSGMKPQENESFKLNSKVVTVTVSNRNTSRLEKPVQLNFKHLEELNKNHTCVFWNSSEHGGSWSAEGCSVVESNLTHTVCSCNHLSSFAVLMALYDIEEQYKFQLQLITWVGLSLSLVCLFICILTFWLIRSIQSPRTTIHLHLCITLFIATLIFLAGISRTENKVGCAVVAGLLHFFYLAAFCWMCLEGIQLFRMVVLVFNANLKTLYMMAGGYGVPALIVAISALANAKGYGTKEYCWLNLDSIWGFFAPACIIICINIFFFLITVWKLAQKFSSLNPDLDNLQKIKTFTITAVAQLCVLGTMWIFGSFQFSKGTIAMSYLFTIFGSIQGIMLFVMHCLFSKQVREEYGNILSRCCAPRKSYSEFSYNSKAHASKSSQDTGESHI; this comes from the exons ATGGCGGGCAGGTGGAACCTCCTGGTACTGG TTCTGTGCCTCTCCCTCGGCACGGTCCTGTCAAAACGTTGTCCTCCAGGATTCAGTTTTGAGAAAAAACAGTGCAATG ATATCGATGAATGTGATGAGTCTGATCATAACGTGCTATGTGGAGATAATGCAGAGTGTCTCAACACGAACGGCAGCTTCTACTGCCAGTGTGTTGACGGTTTCAGATCAACAACAGGGAATGTGAATTTTTCAGCTGAAACACCTGCGAAATGTAAAG ATATCAATGAGTGTGACGACAGCACCATCTGTGGACCTAATGCCAAATGTTTTAACCTAAGTCCACATTACTACTGCACTTGTGAGAGTGGATTTATCTCTAGAATGGAAAAATTTCAGAACAGTGACAATGTTACATGTAGAA ATATTAATGAGTGTCGCGAGGGAAATGTTTGTGGGCAGAATGCAGAGTGCAAGAACACACTTGGCAGTTATTACTGTGTCTGCAATGTTGGCTTTGGACTGAAATCTGGAAAACTCAACTTCACTGGGAGTCAGGAGCAATGCGAAG acATATGCAAGATTGATAAGACAATCTGTGGAAATGGGACCTGCCACCGTGGAGCCACCGGCCATTACTGTGCATGCCACGCAGGGTTCACTAACTATGGCAACAAAGAGTCTCGCTGCACTG AATTAAAGTGCGATGAATTCAAAGACATGAACATCCTCTCG ACATTTCCCATTGCACATGATCTTCTGATGCAGCTGAAAAAGACCTGTTTGGAGCTTACAAATAATGAGAATTCAACATTCGACTGGAGAGGACATTGGACTGTTGGAGAGGACATACTAGAG AGACTGTTGTCTATGATCGACAAGTACTTGTCTAGTGGAGCCTTCAACGATAACAGGAAAGTCTCCACCTTTCTGGACTTGGTGGAGAATGCTCTGAGACTGACGGGAGCTTTTATTAAGACCCCCAAGACAAATAAATCCTTCAATTACACAG AACTGGAGATGTTGGTACGTAAAGGGTCTGACATACCCAAGGGAGCTGTGAATTTATCATCTAAGCATGCCCAGGTGGATATGCAGTGGGAGACAGCTGCAGGAGATCCCTCCCTTTACCCAG GTTTTGCAGCAGTGTCCTTGCTGACCTATAGAACGCTGCAAGAGTTTGCAAATGGCTTTTTTAGTGGGATGAAACCACAAGAGAACGAAAGCTTTAAGCTCAACTCCAAAGTCGTGACTGTCACCGTCagtaacagaaacacaagcCGCCTAGAAAAACCAGTCCAATTGAATTTCAAACACCTGGAAGAG ttaaataaaaaccaCACCTGTGTGTTCTGGAATTCCTCGGAGCACGGAGGCTCGTGGTCTGCTGAAGGTTGCAGTGTGGTGGAGTCCAACCTTACTCACACCGTGTGTTCCTGCAACCATCTGAGCAGCTTTGCTGTGCTTATGGCGCTCTATGACATTGAG GAACAGTACAAgtttcagctgcagctgatcacTTGGGTGGGTCTGTCCCTTTCACTGGTTTGCCTGTTCATCTGCATCCTAACGTTCTGGCTGATCCGCTCCATCCAAAGCCCAAGAACCACCATCCACCTGCACCTCTGCATCACCCTCTTCATTGCTACCCTCATCTTCCTTGCCGGCATCAGTCGTACAGAGAACAAG GTTGGCTGTGCAGTGGTAGCAGGACTGCTGCATTTCTTCTACCTGGCAGCATTTTGCTGGATGTGTCTGGAGGGCATACAACTCTTCAGGATGGTAGTCCTGGTATTTAACGCCAACTTGAAAACCCTCTACATGATGGCAGGCGGCTATGGCGTTCCAGCTTTAATTGTCGCCATCTCTGCTTTAGCCAATGCCAAGGGATATGGCACCAAGGAATA TTGTTGGTTAAACCTGGATTCCATTTGGGGGTTTTTTGCCCCTGCCTGTATCATCATCTGT ATAAacatctttttcttcctcatcaCTGTGTGGAAGTTGGCACAGAAGTTCTCAAGTTTAAACCCTGACCTAGACAACCTGCAGAAAATAAA GACGTTCACCATTACTGCAGTGGCTCAGCTGTGTGTGCTGGGCACCATGTGGATCTTTGGTTCTTTCCAGTTTTCGAAAGGCACTATAGCCATGTCTTACCTGTTCACCATCTTTGGCAGCATCCAGGGGATCATGCTCTTTGTCATGCACTGTCTATTTTCTAAACAG GTGAGGGAAGAGTATGGAAACATCCTGTCCAGATGCTGTGCACCTCGGAAGAGCTATTCAGAGTTCAGTTACAACAGCAAAGCTCAT GCATCCAAGAGCAGCCAGGACACAGGAGAGTCTCATATCTGA
- the LOC122966279 gene encoding adhesion G protein-coupled receptor E5-like isoform X2, protein MAGRWNLLVLVLCLSLGTVLSKRCPPGFSFEKKQCNDIDECDESDHNVLCGDNAECLNTNGSFYCQCVDGFRSTTGNVNFSAETPAKCKDINECREGNVCGQNAECKNTLGSYYCVCNVGFGLKSGKLNFTGSQEQCEDICKIDKTICGNGTCHRGATGHYCACHAGFTNYGNKESRCTELKCDEFKDMNILSTFPIAHDLLMQLKKTCLELTNNENSTFDWRGHWTVGEDILERLLSMIDKYLSSGAFNDNRKVSTFLDLVENALRLTGAFIKTPKTNKSFNYTELEMLVRKGSDIPKGAVNLSSKHAQVDMQWETAAGDPSLYPGFAAVSLLTYRTLQEFANGFFSGMKPQENESFKLNSKVVTVTVSNRNTSRLEKPVQLNFKHLEELNKNHTCVFWNSSEHGGSWSAEGCSVVESNLTHTVCSCNHLSSFAVLMALYDIEEQYKFQLQLITWVGLSLSLVCLFICILTFWLIRSIQSPRTTIHLHLCITLFIATLIFLAGISRTENKVGCAVVAGLLHFFYLAAFCWMCLEGIQLFRMVVLVFNANLKTLYMMAGGYGVPALIVAISALANAKGYGTKEYCWLNLDSIWGFFAPACIIICINIFFFLITVWKLAQKFSSLNPDLDNLQKIKTFTITAVAQLCVLGTMWIFGSFQFSKGTIAMSYLFTIFGSIQGIMLFVMHCLFSKQVREEYGNILSRCCAPRKSYSEFSYNSKAHASKSSQDTGESHI, encoded by the exons ATGGCGGGCAGGTGGAACCTCCTGGTACTGG TTCTGTGCCTCTCCCTCGGCACGGTCCTGTCAAAACGTTGTCCTCCAGGATTCAGTTTTGAGAAAAAACAGTGCAATG ATATCGATGAATGTGATGAGTCTGATCATAACGTGCTATGTGGAGATAATGCAGAGTGTCTCAACACGAACGGCAGCTTCTACTGCCAGTGTGTTGACGGTTTCAGATCAACAACAGGGAATGTGAATTTTTCAGCTGAAACACCTGCGAAATGTAAAG ATATTAATGAGTGTCGCGAGGGAAATGTTTGTGGGCAGAATGCAGAGTGCAAGAACACACTTGGCAGTTATTACTGTGTCTGCAATGTTGGCTTTGGACTGAAATCTGGAAAACTCAACTTCACTGGGAGTCAGGAGCAATGCGAAG acATATGCAAGATTGATAAGACAATCTGTGGAAATGGGACCTGCCACCGTGGAGCCACCGGCCATTACTGTGCATGCCACGCAGGGTTCACTAACTATGGCAACAAAGAGTCTCGCTGCACTG AATTAAAGTGCGATGAATTCAAAGACATGAACATCCTCTCG ACATTTCCCATTGCACATGATCTTCTGATGCAGCTGAAAAAGACCTGTTTGGAGCTTACAAATAATGAGAATTCAACATTCGACTGGAGAGGACATTGGACTGTTGGAGAGGACATACTAGAG AGACTGTTGTCTATGATCGACAAGTACTTGTCTAGTGGAGCCTTCAACGATAACAGGAAAGTCTCCACCTTTCTGGACTTGGTGGAGAATGCTCTGAGACTGACGGGAGCTTTTATTAAGACCCCCAAGACAAATAAATCCTTCAATTACACAG AACTGGAGATGTTGGTACGTAAAGGGTCTGACATACCCAAGGGAGCTGTGAATTTATCATCTAAGCATGCCCAGGTGGATATGCAGTGGGAGACAGCTGCAGGAGATCCCTCCCTTTACCCAG GTTTTGCAGCAGTGTCCTTGCTGACCTATAGAACGCTGCAAGAGTTTGCAAATGGCTTTTTTAGTGGGATGAAACCACAAGAGAACGAAAGCTTTAAGCTCAACTCCAAAGTCGTGACTGTCACCGTCagtaacagaaacacaagcCGCCTAGAAAAACCAGTCCAATTGAATTTCAAACACCTGGAAGAG ttaaataaaaaccaCACCTGTGTGTTCTGGAATTCCTCGGAGCACGGAGGCTCGTGGTCTGCTGAAGGTTGCAGTGTGGTGGAGTCCAACCTTACTCACACCGTGTGTTCCTGCAACCATCTGAGCAGCTTTGCTGTGCTTATGGCGCTCTATGACATTGAG GAACAGTACAAgtttcagctgcagctgatcacTTGGGTGGGTCTGTCCCTTTCACTGGTTTGCCTGTTCATCTGCATCCTAACGTTCTGGCTGATCCGCTCCATCCAAAGCCCAAGAACCACCATCCACCTGCACCTCTGCATCACCCTCTTCATTGCTACCCTCATCTTCCTTGCCGGCATCAGTCGTACAGAGAACAAG GTTGGCTGTGCAGTGGTAGCAGGACTGCTGCATTTCTTCTACCTGGCAGCATTTTGCTGGATGTGTCTGGAGGGCATACAACTCTTCAGGATGGTAGTCCTGGTATTTAACGCCAACTTGAAAACCCTCTACATGATGGCAGGCGGCTATGGCGTTCCAGCTTTAATTGTCGCCATCTCTGCTTTAGCCAATGCCAAGGGATATGGCACCAAGGAATA TTGTTGGTTAAACCTGGATTCCATTTGGGGGTTTTTTGCCCCTGCCTGTATCATCATCTGT ATAAacatctttttcttcctcatcaCTGTGTGGAAGTTGGCACAGAAGTTCTCAAGTTTAAACCCTGACCTAGACAACCTGCAGAAAATAAA GACGTTCACCATTACTGCAGTGGCTCAGCTGTGTGTGCTGGGCACCATGTGGATCTTTGGTTCTTTCCAGTTTTCGAAAGGCACTATAGCCATGTCTTACCTGTTCACCATCTTTGGCAGCATCCAGGGGATCATGCTCTTTGTCATGCACTGTCTATTTTCTAAACAG GTGAGGGAAGAGTATGGAAACATCCTGTCCAGATGCTGTGCACCTCGGAAGAGCTATTCAGAGTTCAGTTACAACAGCAAAGCTCAT GCATCCAAGAGCAGCCAGGACACAGGAGAGTCTCATATCTGA
- the LOC122966969 gene encoding prostaglandin E2 receptor EP1 subtype-like translates to FACDSLQMTLKMRTQSLLENEVMSNMTSFSPSLMPSRITSLGLGMSCFTMAFGTISNFTTLAILAKSRARFHRQSKAPFLLLTVALMLADLGGHVIPGAFALYLHVMSRYKMQSVEPTKAFCQIFGASMVFFGLCPLLLGCAMAIERCVAITKPFFHTAMVTVTHVRGVVLILSSLALLLAVLPLFAIGTYTIQSPGTWCFLPIHGPQSTADTYLALAFSCLGLTALTLSLLCNILSGLTLLQARIKSQNANTKSAACCSRRASSASSSSVFCSLDVEMMAQLALITVVSCVCWSSFLISVLLMQFIQSPGGQTSETYQVILLGLRMASWNQILDPWVYILLRRAALYRVCCAFKTQRPIVAGK, encoded by the exons tttgcCTGTGATtctctgcagatgacactgaaGATGAGGACACAATCTTTACTGGAAAATGAAGTCATGAGTAACATGACTTCATTTTCTCCCTCCTTGATGCC GTCACGCATCACATctttagggttaggcatgtcCTGTTTCACTATGGCATTTGGCACCATCTCCAACTTCACCACTCTGGCAATCTTGGCCAAATCTCGTGCGCGATTTCACCGCCAATCCAAAGCACCATTTCTGCTACTAACAGTGGCTTTGATGTTGGCTGACCTTGGGGGCCATGTGATTCCAGGTGCATTTGCTTTGTATCTGCACGTTATGTCAAGGTATAAAATGCAGAGCGTGGAGCCCACCAAGGCATTCTGCCAGATCTTTGGGGCAAGTATGGTGTTTTTTGGCCTATGCCCTTTGCTGTTGGGTTGTGCCATGGCAATAGAGCGCTGTGTGGCCATCACCAAACCTTTTTTCCACACTGCAATGGTCACAGTCACTCATGTGCGGGGAGTTGTGTTAATTCTATCCTCTCTTGCACTCCTGCTGGCTGTTCTACCTTTATTTGCCATAGGAACTTACACTATCCAGTCTCCTGGCACATGGTGTTTCTTGCCTATCCATGGTCCACAGTCTACAGCCGACACCTATCTGGCTTTGGCTTTCTCATGTCTGGGCCTCACTGCACTCACTCTTTCCCTGCTCTGCAACATCCTGAGTGGTCTGACATTGCTGCAGGCCAGAATAAAGTCCCAGAATGCTAATACAAAATCAGCAGCTTGCTGCTCTCGTCGTGCATCATCTGCATCATCTTCCTCCGTGTTTTGTTCATTGGATGTGGAGATGATGGCGCAACTGGCATTGATTACCGTGGTTTCCTGTGTTTGCTGGAGTTCCTTCCTT ATCAGTGTTCTTCTGATGCAGTTCATCCAAAGTCCCGGTGGCCAAACCTCTGAGACATATCAGGTCATTCTTCTGGGTTTACGTATGGCCTCCTGGAACCAGATCCTCGACCCATGGGTTTACATCTTACTGAGGAGAGCAGCGCTTTACAGGGTTTGCTGTGCtttcaaaacacaaagaccCATCGTAGCTGGCAAATAG